A genomic region of Melanotaenia boesemani isolate fMelBoe1 chromosome 21, fMelBoe1.pri, whole genome shotgun sequence contains the following coding sequences:
- the LOC121632771 gene encoding ras-related protein Rab-5C-like, which yields MAGRGGGANRPNGAGAANKICQFKLVLLGESAVGKSSLVLRFVKGQFHEFQESTIGAAFLTQTVCLDDTTVKFEIWDTAGQERYHSLAPMYYRGAQAAIVVYDITNTDTFARAKNWVKELQRQASPNIVIALAGNKADIANKRAVELQEAQAYADDNSLLFMETSAKTAMNVNEIFMAIAKKLPKNDTQAGTGPGGRTRTGVDLQEATPQGRSTGCCGGH from the exons ATGGCTGGGCGTGGTGGTGGTGCAAACAGGCCTAATGGAGCTGGAGCAGCAAACAAAATCTGCCAGTTCAAACTGGTACTGCTGGGGGAGTCGGCAGTGGGCAAATCCAGCTTAGTGCTGCGCTTTGTCAAAGGCCAGTTTCATGAATTCCAGGAGAGTACCATTGGAG CTGCCTTCCTTACACAGACTGTCTGTCTGGATGACACCACTGTGAAGTTTGAGATCTGGGACACCGCAGGTCAAGAGCGCTACCACAGCCTGGCTCCTATGTACTACAGAGGTGCTCAAGCAGCCATTGTGGTCTATGACATCACCAACACA gaCACTTTTGCACGTGCAAAGAACTGGGTGAAGGAGCTACAGAGACAGGCCAGTCCTAACATAGTGATTGCTCTGGCAGGCAACAAGGCAGATATTGCAAATAAAAGAGCTGTTGAGCTTCAG GAAGCACAAGCGTATGCTGACGACAACAGTCTGCTCTTCATGGAAACCTCCGCAAAGACTGCTATGAATGTCAATGAAATTTTTATGGCTATTG CAAAGAAGCTACCAAAGAATGATACTCAGGCCGGTACTGGACCAGGGGGGCGGACGAGGACAGGAGTGGATCTACAAGAAGCCACCCCTCAGGGTCGCAGCACTGGCTGCTGCGGCGGCCATTAG